The region TTCTTCGAAGGCCGTTTCGGCCACGCTGAAAAAGCCGCCACGCGCGCCGCCGAACTGCCCGACAACGCGGGCATCGCTGCGCTGGTCGGCGCGCGTGCGGCACATCGCATGCGCCAGACCGACCGCCGCGACATTTGGCTGGCCAGCACCGACGGCGATAACAGCCTCAAGGCCGCACGCCTGATGACGACGCTGGAATTGCTGGTCGACGACCACCAGTTCAAGGCCGCGCTCGACACCGTCGACGAGCTCAACGCCAACGGCACGCGCCACATCCAGGCGCTGCAATGGGCGCTCAAGGCCAATCAGCAAGCCAAGAACTGGCCGGAAGTGCTGCGTCTGGTGCAAACGCTGGACAAGCGCAATGCGCTGCATCCGGCCTTGTCCAATCGCCTGCGCGAAATGGCTTACGACGCTTTGCTGTCGGACCGTGCGCATGACGCCGAATCGATCCGCCGCCTGTGGGCCGAGGTGCCCAACGCTGATCGCCTGAAGCCCTATATCGCTGCGCGCGCCGCCCAGGCCTTCAGCAGCCGTGGCCTGCACGACGAAGCGCGCACCTTGCTGGAACGCGCCTTGGCCGCCGACTGGGATGATCGCTTGATCCGCGCCTACCGCGATTCGACGGCGGAAGCCGGTTCGCCTGCGCTGCTGGCACAGATCGAACGCTGCGAGGCCTGGCTGGCGAAACGTCCGACCGATGCCGAACTGGCGCTGACGCTGGGTATGTTCTGCCTGCGCCAGAAGCTGTGGGGCAAGGCCCAGCGCCATCTGGAGCAAGCCTTGTCCGATGCGATCGAGCCGCGCACCGTGCGCGAATCGCATCTGAGCCTTGGCCAGCTGCATGATGCGCTCGACCAGCACGAACAGGCCGCGGCGCATTACAAGCAATGCGCGCTGGCGACGGCGATTCGTTAGTTTTTGCAGGTTCGAAAATAGCCGCCGGGTCGCTGCAAGGCCCCGGCGGCTTTTTTATTGCCTGTTTTCAAGAGCATGCGGATTCGGCGCAGATTGAGGTTGACGGCCTGAATGCCGTTATAATTCCGGGTTTCCCATCCCATCATTTCTTTACGAGAAAGCACCATGAGCCTGAATAACGTCCCGTCCGGCCGCGACCTGCCCAACGACTTCAATGTGATCATCGAGATCCCGATGAACGCCGATCCGATCAAGTATGAAGTGGACAAGGATAGCGGCGCCATTTTCGTCGACCGTTTCATGGGTACCGCGATGCACTATCCGTGCAACTACGGCTACATCCCGCAAACTCTCTCGGAAGACGGCGATCCGGTCGACGTGCTGGTGATCACGCCGTTCCCGCTGTTCCCAGGCGTGGTGGTGCGTTGCCGTCCCATCGGCGTGCTCAAGATGACCGATGAGTCGGGCGTTGACGCCAAGCTGCTGGCCGTGCCGGTCGACAAGGTCCTGCCAATCTACACGCACTGGCAAAAGCCGGAAGACATGAACGAACTGCGCCTGAAGCAGATCCAGCATTTCTTCGAGCACTACAAGGACCTGGAAAAGGGCAAATGGGTCAAGATCGACGGCTGGGAAGGTCCTGAATCGGCCAAGGCGGAAATCCTGGCCGGCGTCGAAGCCTACCAGAAGCAGCAAGCCAAATAATCAGGCAATCCTTGCATTGCAGAAAAAAGCGCACCTGCGGGTGCGCTTTTTTTGTCCCTGCCGGAATTAACCCGCGCGGAACGGGTTGCGCTCGTTGAGTTCGCTCAGGTAATCGTCGATGCCGCCGCCTTCCCGTTCAAGGAAACGCTCCACCGCATCGGCAAACGAAGGATGCGCGAGCCAGTGCGCCGACCAGGTTTTTTGCGGCAGGAAACCGCGCGCCATCTTGTGCTCGCCCTGGGCGCCGCCTTCAAACCAGGCGATCCGGTTGTCGATGCAGAATTCCAGCGGCTGGTAGTAAGCCGTTTCAAAATGCAGGCAAGGCACCTCTTCCAGGGCTCCCCAGTAACGGCCGTACAGCGCGTCGTCGTCGTACACCACCAGCGACGAAGCGATGGCTTTGCCGTCGCGACGGGCGATCGTCAGCAGCAGGTGTTGCGGCATCTCGGCGGCAATGCGCAGGAAAAAGTCGAGGTTCAGGTAAGGCGTCGAATGATGCGCCGCGTAAGTGTGGCGATAGCAGCGGTGGAAGAAACGCCAGTCGCCTTCGCCGGCTTCATGGCCGCGCAGATGGCGGAACGTCACGCCCGCTTCGCCCACCTTGCGGCGCTCGGCCAGGATGTTCTTGCGCTTCTTGCGTTCCAGCGTCGCCAGGAACTCGGCGAAGTCGCGGTAGCCTTCGTTGTGCCAATGGAACTGTACGCCGCTGCGTAGCATGAAGCCAGCCTCGGCCAGCGTCTGCGCTTGCGCCGCGGGAGGGTAGAGCACGTGGGTGGACGAGGTCTGCGCAGCTTCCTGGAGTTCCTGCAAGGCTTGCACCAGCGCCTGGCGCGCGGCGCCGTCAACCGCGAGAAGACGGCCGCCGCTGACCGGCGTGAACGGAATCGCCGACAGCAGCTTGGGGTAATAGGGCAAGCCGTGACGCTCGTAGGCTTCGGCCCAGGCCCAGTCGAAGACGTATTCGCCGTAGGAGTGATATTTCAGGTAGAGCGGCAGGGCCGCCTTCAAGGTATCGCCTTGCCACAGCGTCAGGTATTGCGGCTCCCAGCCGGTGTCCCTGGCGGCGGAGCCGCTTTCGTGCAGCGCATGCAGGAAAGCGTAGGACAAAAAAGGCGTCGCGTCGGCCTGGGCGGCAAGCAGCGCATCCCATGCCGGCCGGCCAACTTCTGCCAGAGAAGAAATGATTCGCGTGCGATAATGAGCCTCTGCGTTCACTGCGTGCAGCTCCCTGGCACAGGTGTTCCGTCCTTACTCTTCGTCATTTTCTTACCGTTATTTCTTACTTGTGGCCATCATGTCAGTCAAAGTCGCCATCGCCCAGATCAACAGCACCGTTGGGGATATCTCGGGCAATCGCAACAAAATCGTCGAATTCGCTCGCCGTGCCGCAGCGCAGGGTGCGGATATCGTCCTCACTCCGGAGTTGTCGCTGGTCGGCTATCCGCCTGAAGACCTGTTGCTGCGTCAGGCATTCTACGCAAAAACCGAAGAAGCGTTGCAAGCGCTGACGGCCGAGCTGGCGACACTGAAAGACGTACACGTGGTCGTCGGTCATCCGGTGCTCAAGGATGGTGCGCGCTTCAACGCGGCATCGGTCCTGCTGAACGGCCGGATCACCGGCAGCTACCACAAGCTGGAACTGCCCAACGACAGCGTGTTCGACGAAAAACGCTACTTCACGCCTGACGGGACGCCGCTGGTGTTCGACGTCAAGGGCACGAAATTCGGCATCAACATCTGTGAAGACACCTGGTTCCCGCGCGCTCCTGCGCGCGCCAGGGATGCCGGTGCACAAGTCCTGCTGATCCTGAACGGTTCGCCGTATCACATGAACAAGCAGTTGCTGCGCCTCGACGTGATGCGCGACAACGTCACCAAACAAGGCATGCCGCTGGTGTTCGCCAACCTGGTGGGCGGGCAGGACGAATTGATTTTTGACGGCAATTCCTTCGCCATGGATATCGCCGGCGAGCTGGTCGCCAGCCTCGCCCACGCGCAGGAAGATTTGCAGGTCATCGAATTCGACGGCGTGCAGATCCGCAATCCGCAGATGGCGCCTGCGCTGTCGATCGAAGCGCAGGTATACCAGGCGCTGGTGCTGGGTGTGCGTGACTACGTCGGCAAGAACGGTTTCCCTAGTGTGCTGATCGGCCTGTCCGGCGGCGTCGATTCGGCGCTGACGCTGGCCATCGCCGTCGATGCGCTGGGCGCCGACAAGGTGCGCGCGATCATGATGCCGTCGCCTTACACTGCCGACATT is a window of Herbaspirillum hiltneri N3 DNA encoding:
- a CDS encoding heme biosynthesis protein HemY, translating into MRILLWLLTLFASAIGLAVLARFNPGNVVLFYPPYRVDLSLNFFLAAVVVLFIALYVLIRAVRLTQKLPGRVIAYRRQKRENDGNKALRDSLKAFFEGRFGHAEKAATRAAELPDNAGIAALVGARAAHRMRQTDRRDIWLASTDGDNSLKAARLMTTLELLVDDHQFKAALDTVDELNANGTRHIQALQWALKANQQAKNWPEVLRLVQTLDKRNALHPALSNRLREMAYDALLSDRAHDAESIRRLWAEVPNADRLKPYIAARAAQAFSSRGLHDEARTLLERALAADWDDRLIRAYRDSTAEAGSPALLAQIERCEAWLAKRPTDAELALTLGMFCLRQKLWGKAQRHLEQALSDAIEPRTVRESHLSLGQLHDALDQHEQAAAHYKQCALATAIR
- the ppa gene encoding inorganic diphosphatase, whose product is MSLNNVPSGRDLPNDFNVIIEIPMNADPIKYEVDKDSGAIFVDRFMGTAMHYPCNYGYIPQTLSEDGDPVDVLVITPFPLFPGVVVRCRPIGVLKMTDESGVDAKLLAVPVDKVLPIYTHWQKPEDMNELRLKQIQHFFEHYKDLEKGKWVKIDGWEGPESAKAEILAGVEAYQKQQAK
- a CDS encoding GNAT family N-acetyltransferase, with translation MNAEAHYRTRIISSLAEVGRPAWDALLAAQADATPFLSYAFLHALHESGSAARDTGWEPQYLTLWQGDTLKAALPLYLKYHSYGEYVFDWAWAEAYERHGLPYYPKLLSAIPFTPVSGGRLLAVDGAARQALVQALQELQEAAQTSSTHVLYPPAAQAQTLAEAGFMLRSGVQFHWHNEGYRDFAEFLATLERKKRKNILAERRKVGEAGVTFRHLRGHEAGEGDWRFFHRCYRHTYAAHHSTPYLNLDFFLRIAAEMPQHLLLTIARRDGKAIASSLVVYDDDALYGRYWGALEEVPCLHFETAYYQPLEFCIDNRIAWFEGGAQGEHKMARGFLPQKTWSAHWLAHPSFADAVERFLEREGGGIDDYLSELNERNPFRAG
- a CDS encoding NAD+ synthase; translated protein: MSVKVAIAQINSTVGDISGNRNKIVEFARRAAAQGADIVLTPELSLVGYPPEDLLLRQAFYAKTEEALQALTAELATLKDVHVVVGHPVLKDGARFNAASVLLNGRITGSYHKLELPNDSVFDEKRYFTPDGTPLVFDVKGTKFGINICEDTWFPRAPARARDAGAQVLLILNGSPYHMNKQLLRLDVMRDNVTKQGMPLVFANLVGGQDELIFDGNSFAMDIAGELVASLAHAQEDLQVIEFDGVQIRNPQMAPALSIEAQVYQALVLGVRDYVGKNGFPSVLIGLSGGVDSALTLAIAVDALGADKVRAIMMPSPYTADISWIDSRDMVERIKVRYDEIPINDCFSAFRSTLSEEFKGLKEDTTEENIQARIRGTLLMALSNKYGSIVLTTGNKSEMAVGYCTLYGDMAGGFAVIKDIAKTLVYRLCAYRNSISEVIPERILTRAPSAELRPDQKDQDSLPPYEVLDAIMQMYMEENLSIGEIERAGYQKDDIERITRLIKINEYKRRQAPVGIRVTHRAFGRDWRYPITSRFRE